Proteins found in one Alphaproteobacteria bacterium genomic segment:
- a CDS encoding FAD-dependent oxidoreductase — translation MTQTVFPNLFSAFDLGRYRFRNRIFVTGHMTMMVTGGVPNDQQVAYYKERARGGVGLIVMEAAAVHKTALRGGSVIDASDDACIPGYSLVAEACAEYDCPVIAQLFHPGREMTLAPDGSRLVAYAPSAVPNERFRVMPRALPESLIHEIVSGYGDAARRLENAGLAGTEIVASMGYLPSQFLNPNVNQRCDEYGGNFENRLRFLREVIANIRDKTKNTFLLGVRISIEEMTHDGLDSTVSTKICQALDKDRTLDYLNIIAGSSSDAAGAIHIAPPMVVENAYLAAPAGHLRGLLNTPIFLAGRINQPQDAEAILDRGQADMCGMTRATICDPNMPNKAAAGETDDIRACIACNQACIGHEQVGYPISCIQRPETGRELIYGTLRPAPTSRKIMVVGGGPAGMKASIEASRRGHAVTLYEATRRLGGQALLAQQLPGRAEFGGLISNLEREIESAGVKVQTATLVDIATIEQQQPDAIVLATGALPYRPPLELSDDASVVEGWSVIDGSAQVGASVVIADWRCDWVGLGIAEKLVREGCQVRLCVSGIAAGEFIQPYVRDKWNGILHSLGVKVIPYMRLVGADVGSAYLQHTVSGEISEIGEIDTVVLAQGHIARTELENSLAGYPFEIHVIGDCLAPRTAEEAILEGMKTGHML, via the coding sequence ATGACCCAAACGGTATTCCCCAACCTGTTTTCCGCCTTTGATCTCGGTCGTTACCGATTTCGAAATCGCATATTCGTAACCGGCCACATGACCATGATGGTTACCGGCGGTGTGCCCAATGATCAGCAGGTCGCTTACTACAAAGAGCGCGCGCGGGGCGGCGTCGGATTGATCGTCATGGAGGCGGCGGCCGTTCACAAGACGGCCCTGAGAGGTGGCAGCGTCATTGACGCTTCCGACGATGCCTGCATCCCCGGCTATTCGCTTGTCGCTGAAGCCTGCGCCGAGTACGACTGTCCGGTTATTGCTCAGCTGTTCCATCCGGGCCGGGAAATGACCCTGGCCCCGGACGGCTCGCGCCTGGTCGCGTACGCACCGTCAGCCGTGCCAAACGAACGTTTCCGGGTGATGCCGCGTGCGTTGCCTGAATCCCTGATCCATGAAATCGTTTCCGGCTATGGCGATGCGGCCAGGCGCCTCGAAAACGCCGGTCTGGCTGGGACTGAAATAGTCGCTAGCATGGGATACCTGCCGTCACAGTTTCTCAATCCGAACGTCAATCAACGGTGCGATGAATACGGCGGCAATTTCGAAAACCGTTTGCGGTTCTTACGCGAAGTGATCGCCAATATTCGCGATAAGACCAAAAACACTTTTCTGCTTGGGGTACGTATCTCTATCGAAGAAATGACTCACGACGGGCTAGACAGTACTGTATCTACGAAAATCTGTCAGGCCTTGGACAAGGATAGGACACTCGACTACCTGAACATCATTGCTGGATCTTCTTCAGATGCCGCCGGGGCCATTCACATAGCTCCGCCCATGGTTGTTGAAAACGCTTACCTGGCGGCACCGGCCGGTCATTTGCGTGGGCTGTTGAACACACCGATTTTTTTGGCTGGGCGCATAAACCAGCCGCAAGACGCGGAGGCCATTCTCGATCGTGGGCAAGCCGATATGTGCGGCATGACACGCGCCACGATCTGCGACCCAAACATGCCCAACAAGGCAGCGGCGGGAGAGACAGACGATATCCGGGCCTGTATTGCTTGCAATCAGGCCTGCATTGGCCATGAACAGGTGGGCTATCCCATTTCCTGTATCCAGCGGCCGGAAACTGGGCGCGAGCTGATTTACGGCACCTTGAGGCCTGCGCCCACCTCCCGCAAGATCATGGTTGTCGGCGGCGGGCCGGCGGGGATGAAAGCCTCTATCGAGGCTAGCAGAAGGGGGCATGCCGTAACGCTTTATGAAGCCACGCGGCGGCTGGGCGGCCAGGCTCTGCTCGCGCAACAGCTCCCGGGGCGGGCCGAATTCGGTGGCCTTATAAGCAATCTGGAGCGCGAGATCGAGAGCGCGGGCGTCAAGGTCCAGACCGCCACGCTGGTGGACATCGCCACCATCGAACAGCAACAACCCGATGCCATCGTCTTGGCTACCGGGGCGTTGCCCTATCGCCCCCCTCTGGAGCTCAGCGATGATGCGTCTGTTGTTGAGGGATGGTCCGTTATTGATGGCAGCGCACAGGTCGGCGCATCGGTCGTCATCGCGGATTGGCGCTGCGACTGGGTCGGATTGGGCATCGCGGAAAAGCTGGTTCGCGAGGGTTGTCAGGTCAGGCTTTGTGTTTCGGGCATTGCCGCCGGCGAGTTCATACAGCCTTATGTTCGGGATAAATGGAACGGCATTCTGCATTCTCTCGGTGTGAAGGTAATTCCCTATATGCGGCTGGTTGGCGCCGACGTGGGTAGCGCTTATCTGCAACATACCGTTTCGGGCGAGATATCTGAGATCGGCGAAATAGACACGGTAGTTCTGGCGCAAGGGCACATCGCTCGCACCGAGTTGGAAAACAGTCTGGCGGGCTACCCGTTTGAAATTCATGTGATCGGTGATTGCCTGGCTCCGCGCACGGCAGAGGAGGCAATTCTCGAAGGCATGAAAACGGGACATATGTTGTAG
- a CDS encoding cobalamin-dependent protein (Presence of a B(12) (cobalamin)-binding domain implies dependence on cobalamin itself, in one of its several forms, or in some unusual lineages, dependence on a cobalamin-like analog.), whose product MMALNGKRILIAKPGLDGHDVGAKIIALALRDAGAEVIYTGLRKSPEYIVRVAIEEDVDAVGLSILSGSHLELVAETVKALADQGAEVALFVGGTIPQTDHAALAAAGAAGVFTAEMKVADVVAAVAETLAK is encoded by the coding sequence ATGATGGCATTAAACGGCAAACGCATTCTCATCGCCAAGCCGGGGCTCGATGGCCACGACGTGGGCGCCAAGATCATTGCGCTCGCCTTGCGTGACGCCGGGGCCGAGGTCATCTACACGGGGCTGCGCAAGTCGCCCGAATACATCGTGCGCGTCGCCATCGAGGAGGACGTCGATGCCGTGGGGCTCTCGATCCTCAGCGGCAGCCACCTGGAGCTGGTGGCCGAGACCGTCAAGGCGTTGGCCGACCAGGGCGCTGAGGTGGCGCTTTTCGTCGGCGGCACCATACCGCAGACCGACCACGCGGCCTTGGCCGCGGCCGGCGCGGCCGGTGTCTTCACGGCCGAGATGAAGGTCGCCGACGTGGTGGCGGCGGTGGCCGAGACGTTGGCGAAGTGA
- a CDS encoding methylmalonyl-CoA mutase family protein, whose product MSDAKANPGPTLGPEIPSGIEVPEVVTGDMVEGSGERPGVYPFTRGIFPNGYRGRLWTIRQYSGFGSAEETNARYKFLLDQGQTGLSVALDLPTQCGYDPTHPMARPEIGKVGVSLSSLSEMELLFDGIDPGAISTSFTINGTAPIIYAMYVAAADKKGVARDRLTGTIQNDILKEYVARGTWIFPVKPSMRLIADTILYANRQTPRFNPISIAGAHFRDAGVSAIEEMGFTLADGLAYVDELLARGGDVTHFARRLSFFFYVHMDLFEEVAKFRAGRRLWAKLLRERYGVTDPKALMFRFGVVCGGSSLIASQPYNNIVRVGIENLAAVLGGAQSIFTCAYDEAFQIPTETSAEIAVRTQQIVAYESGAARTVDPLGGSHYVEWLTDEMETGMRQVIDEIEAYGGAVKAIEEGYLQSRTAQAAKRRKEKIDEGETVVVGQNYFRRDDGTNDFGEVFRLDPEVSARVLEKYQAILDSRDNAAAEAALGALDEAAGEDGENLLPYLIECCHAYATVGEMVAVLKARWGEFQEPVKF is encoded by the coding sequence ATGAGCGACGCCAAAGCGAACCCCGGCCCCACGCTGGGCCCCGAGATCCCATCGGGCATCGAGGTGCCGGAGGTGGTCACCGGCGACATGGTCGAGGGATCGGGCGAGCGCCCGGGAGTTTACCCCTTCACCCGCGGCATCTTCCCCAACGGCTACCGCGGCCGGCTCTGGACCATCCGCCAGTATTCCGGCTTCGGCAGCGCCGAGGAAACCAACGCGCGCTACAAGTTCCTGCTCGACCAGGGCCAGACCGGGCTTTCCGTGGCGCTCGATCTGCCCACCCAGTGCGGCTATGACCCCACCCATCCCATGGCGCGGCCCGAGATCGGCAAGGTGGGGGTTTCGCTCTCGAGCCTTTCCGAGATGGAGTTGCTCTTTGACGGCATCGATCCCGGCGCCATCTCGACCTCGTTCACCATCAACGGCACGGCGCCCATCATCTACGCCATGTACGTCGCCGCGGCCGACAAGAAGGGCGTGGCCCGCGACCGCCTTACCGGCACCATCCAGAACGACATCCTCAAGGAATACGTCGCCCGCGGCACCTGGATCTTCCCGGTAAAGCCCTCGATGCGCCTGATCGCCGATACCATCCTTTATGCCAACCGGCAGACGCCGCGTTTCAATCCCATCAGCATCGCCGGCGCGCACTTTCGCGACGCCGGCGTCAGCGCCATCGAGGAGATGGGCTTCACGCTGGCCGACGGCCTGGCCTACGTCGACGAATTGCTGGCACGCGGCGGCGACGTCACGCACTTTGCCCGGCGGCTGAGCTTTTTCTTCTACGTCCACATGGACCTGTTCGAGGAAGTCGCAAAATTCCGCGCCGGGCGGCGCCTCTGGGCCAAGCTCTTGCGCGAACGCTACGGCGTCACCGACCCCAAGGCGCTGATGTTCCGTTTCGGCGTGGTCTGCGGCGGCTCCTCCCTGATCGCCTCGCAGCCCTACAACAACATCGTCCGCGTCGGCATCGAGAACCTGGCGGCGGTGCTGGGGGGGGCGCAGTCGATATTCACCTGCGCCTACGACGAAGCCTTCCAGATCCCCACCGAAACCAGCGCCGAGATCGCCGTACGTACGCAGCAGATCGTGGCCTACGAGAGCGGCGCCGCGCGCACCGTCGATCCCCTGGGCGGCAGCCACTACGTCGAGTGGCTGACCGACGAGATGGAAACCGGCATGCGCCAGGTGATCGACGAGATCGAAGCCTATGGCGGTGCCGTCAAGGCCATCGAGGAGGGTTATCTGCAAAGCCGCACGGCCCAGGCGGCCAAGCGGCGCAAGGAAAAGATCGACGAGGGCGAAACCGTGGTGGTGGGCCAGAACTACTTCCGCCGCGACGACGGCACGAACGATTTTGGCGAGGTCTTCCGCCTCGACCCCGAAGTCAGTGCCCGGGTGCTGGAGAAGTATCAGGCGATACTCGACAGTCGCGACAACGCCGCCGCCGAGGCGGCGCTCGGGGCCCTCGACGAGGCGGCCGGGGAGGATGGGGAAAACCTGCTGCCCTACCTGATCGAGTGCTGCCACGCCTACGCCACGGTGGGAGAGATGGTGGCGGTGCTGAAGGCGCGCTGGGGCGAGTTCCAGGAACCGGTGAAGTTCTGA